The following is a genomic window from Deltaproteobacteria bacterium HGW-Deltaproteobacteria-4.
CGATCCGCAGGACAGCTTGTTGTCCCACATTGACCGGAATAAATATCTCCTCCTCCCCAATACCAGCGGTGCTCGTGATGCCGAAGAAGCAGTGCGTCTCGCCCGTCTTTCCCGGGCGGCCGGCTGTGAGCCGTGGATCAAACTCGAAGTCACCCCGGACCCTTATTATCTTCTTCCCGACCCGATCGAGACCTTGAAGGCGGCGGAGATTCTCGTCAAGGAAGGCTTCATCGTCCTCCCTTACATCAACGCTGATCCGGTCCTCGCCAAGCGTCTGCAGGAAGTCGGTACGGCCACGGTCATGCCGCTAGGGGCGCCGATCGGCACGAATCGCGGCCTGCGCACCCGTGAGCAGATCGCCATCATCATCGAGCAGGCGATTGTTCCGGTCATCGTCGATGCCGGGCTCGGTGCCCCCTCTCATGCTGCTGAAGCGATGGAGCTCGGTGCCGATGCCGTTCTGGTTAACACCGCTCTGGCGGTGGCCCGCGATCCGGGGTTGATGGGGCAGGCTTTCCGCAAAGGGGTTGAAGCCGGACGCGAGGGCTATCTGGCCGGCCTCGGCAGTCAGCGGCATCAGGCAGAAGCGTCCAGTCCTCTGACCGGTTTTTTGCGCAACTAAAATCGGACCGATCTGACCGATCGGACCGATCCGACTGATCGGATGATAAAAATGTCTTTTCTCGACGAAATCAGTAAGTACGACCCGGCGCAGATTCGCGACGAAATTGCCGCCCGGACGAGCGCCGATGTCGAGCGCGCCCTGACGGCGACGCCGTTGCGCCTCGATGGTTTTCTTGCCCTGCTGTCGCCGGCAGCGGCGCCGTATCTGGAGACGATGGCGCAGCGCGCGCATCAGCTCACCGTGCAGCGCTTCGGACGGACCATCCAGATGTACGCCCCCCTGTATCTTTCCAACGAATGTTCCAACGGCTGCCTGTACTGCGGTTTCAACGTTCACAACCAGATGCCGCGCAAAACCTTGAGTGTCGACGAGATTTACGCTGAAGCGCAGGTACTGCACGATCGCGGTTTCCGGCATCTTCTCATCGTCACCGGCGAAGCGCCGCAGATTGCCGGGCTCGATTATCTCGAAGCAGCGATTCAGCGGATTCGTCCCCTCTTCTCGTCGCTGAGTATCGAGATCTATCCCCTCGATCAAACCGGTTATGCGCGACTGATCGCCGCCGGCGTCGATGGCCTCACCTTGTATCAGGAGACTTACGCGCGCCCCCTTTACGCGCAGATGCACCCCTCCGGCAAGAAGCGAGATTACGACTGGCGCCTCCTCGGGCCGGAGCGCGCTGCGGCTGCCGGCATCCGCCGAGTCGGGGTCGGGAGTCTCCTTGGGCTCGGCGACTTCCGCGTCGAAGGCTTCTTTACAGCGCTGCACGCCCTTTATCTCGCCCGTCACTACTGGCGCACCCACCTCAGCGTCTCCTTCCCGCGCATGCGCCCGGCGGATGGCGGTTTTCAGCCGCTGGCGCC
Proteins encoded in this region:
- a CDS encoding thiazole synthase, whose product is MSDLIIANRTFSSRLLIGTGKFSSNAAMVAAMEGSGCEIVTVALRRVDVDDPQDSLLSHIDRNKYLLLPNTSGARDAEEAVRLARLSRAAGCEPWIKLEVTPDPYYLLPDPIETLKAAEILVKEGFIVLPYINADPVLAKRLQEVGTATVMPLGAPIGTNRGLRTREQIAIIIEQAIVPVIVDAGLGAPSHAAEAMELGADAVLVNTALAVARDPGLMGQAFRKGVEAGREGYLAGLGSQRHQAEASSPLTGFLRN
- a CDS encoding 2-iminoacetate synthase ThiH yields the protein MSFLDEISKYDPAQIRDEIAARTSADVERALTATPLRLDGFLALLSPAAAPYLETMAQRAHQLTVQRFGRTIQMYAPLYLSNECSNGCLYCGFNVHNQMPRKTLSVDEIYAEAQVLHDRGFRHLLIVTGEAPQIAGLDYLEAAIQRIRPLFSSLSIEIYPLDQTGYARLIAAGVDGLTLYQETYARPLYAQMHPSGKKRDYDWRLLGPERAAAAGIRRVGVGSLLGLGDFRVEGFFTALHALYLARHYWRTHLSVSFPRMRPADGGFQPLAPVSDRDFVQILCALRLLIPDAGLVLSTRESATLRDHLLPLGITQMSAGSCTAPGGYASEDDSGQQFVIDDDRNVDEVAAMIRSQGYEPVWKDWDVAFVR